The genomic stretch GGCGATTTGTCTACGTGAAAAGAATAAACATCCGTAGGAAAAAAAGGGTAACTATCATCTGCATCATAATTTTTTATGATATTTAAAACGGGTGCAGCTCCTTTTTCTTCTAACATTTTCATGTCATTTAAAAGCAATTCTCTGGCTATATTTCCCTTTTTAGTCAATTTTAAAGCTGCTAAATCTTTTGCACTGATTACTGTAATTTTATCAATACAAATTATTTTATCTATTATTTCAGCAAAATTACCCTGTAAAGAACGTTGCAAACAAATTGCATTTACATCATCTTTAAAAGTAGTTTCTAAAAAAGAATCAAAACTAAAAACTTCTTTAACGTTTTTGTTAATTTTTAAAGATGTACTCATAGAAATTTAAATATGTATTAGTACTGTTAAAAAATAGAAGAAGCTGTTTTTGTTGTAAAATTTTCTAAAAATAACATTCCTTTAAAAGAATTTCCTTTTTCATTTAATTTAGGGCTCCAAACAGCAATACAATATTTATCTGGATGAATCGCTACAATACCACCACCAACACCAGATTTACCTGGCAAACCAACACGAAAAGAAAACTCACCAGATTCATCATAAAAACCACATGTAAGCATTATTGCATTAATTCTTTTTGTTTGGCTTTCAGTAATAATCGAATTACCTTTATGAGTTGTGTAATTATCTTCTGTTAAGTACATAAAGATTTCTGTTAACTCTTTACAAGTTAGCTCTAAAGAACAGATATGAAAATAGAAATCTAAAACATCATCTACATTGTTTTTAATGTTACCAAAAGATTTTATAAAATTACAAAGTGCAACATTTCTAAAACCAGTTCTTTTTTCTGATTCAGCAACTTTTTCGTTGTAATTAATATCGTAATTGTTTGCAATTTCTCTACAAAAATCTAAAAAATCTTCTTTCGGATTTTTTAAATGACCAATTAATACATCGCAAACTACAATTGCACCAGCATTTATAAACGGATTTCTTGGTATACCTTTATCAGATTCTAATTGTTGTAAAGAATTAAATGGATTTCCAGAAGGCTCTACATCTACACGTTGCCACAAGTTTTCTCCTTCTAATTGATAAGCTAGTGTTAATGATAAGATTTTTGAAATACTTTGGATAGAAAACTTTTTTTCAAAATCACCAACACCATAATTTTGTTTTTCAATAGTTGTAATGCTAATACCAAAATTTTCATCAGAAATACAACCTAACTCTGGTATGTAGTTGGCAACTTTACCTTCGTCTTTAATGTCTTTTATTTCAGCATAAATATTGTCAATTATGGTTGGATATTTTTTCATCTATTGTATTATATTTTTGTGAGACCAAACTTAGCTAAAATGAAAGTTACAATACCTATTAAGACCAATAATATAATTACTAATAGTAATAAACCAATTAAAAATCTAAAAAATTTTAAAACCGATTTACCTACAGAAAGGTTGTATAATTTTTTAAAAGCATATAAATAATATAGAATGTATGCAATTACACTATAAAAGTAAATTGAAGGATGAATTAACATCGCAGCAATAAAAGCAATGATAGAAAAGTAAGTTGTTAAACCATATAAATAAGAATTCATTACAATATGTTCACCAAAATTATGTGGTTTTCTATAAGTCCATTTACTTAACAATGCATAAAATGGTAAAAACAAAAAGGTTAAGAGGTTGTAATAATGAAGCATAAACTGCATCATGTTTTCTGAAACCTCTAATTGTTTCTGAGCCATTTTCTTATTTGTCTCCATTTTTTGAAGTTCTTCTTTAGATACGTTTTTAAATGCAGATACATCTAAATTTGCAGTTTCTTTAAGTTTACTTATATCTTCTGATCTAAAGTTACTTTGCATGTTTATAAAGTCGTCTGCAAAATAATTAAATATAATAAGAGATAAACCAGCACCAATAGCTAAAAAAGCAAACGGATTCACGTATTTTTTACGAACACCTGTAAGGTATTCTGTTAGAACTTCATCTGGGCTAGTAATCATTTTTTTAAGAGTCAAGAAAAACTTACTATCAATACCAAATACATTAATAACTAACTCTGTAACAAGTTGTTTA from Polaribacter marinaquae encodes the following:
- a CDS encoding glutaminase, which translates into the protein MKKYPTIIDNIYAEIKDIKDEGKVANYIPELGCISDENFGISITTIEKQNYGVGDFEKKFSIQSISKILSLTLAYQLEGENLWQRVDVEPSGNPFNSLQQLESDKGIPRNPFINAGAIVVCDVLIGHLKNPKEDFLDFCREIANNYDINYNEKVAESEKRTGFRNVALCNFIKSFGNIKNNVDDVLDFYFHICSLELTCKELTEIFMYLTEDNYTTHKGNSIITESQTKRINAIMLTCGFYDESGEFSFRVGLPGKSGVGGGIVAIHPDKYCIAVWSPKLNEKGNSFKGMLFLENFTTKTASSIF
- a CDS encoding DUF3667 domain-containing protein — its product is MICKNCEEKLENDAQFCDNCGAKVIVNRITFKQLVTELVINVFGIDSKFFLTLKKMITSPDEVLTEYLTGVRKKYVNPFAFLAIGAGLSLIIFNYFADDFINMQSNFRSEDISKLKETANLDVSAFKNVSKEELQKMETNKKMAQKQLEVSENMMQFMLHYYNLLTFLFLPFYALLSKWTYRKPHNFGEHIVMNSYLYGLTTYFSIIAFIAAMLIHPSIYFYSVIAYILYYLYAFKKLYNLSVGKSVLKFFRFLIGLLLLVIILLVLIGIVTFILAKFGLTKI